One Helianthus annuus cultivar XRQ/B chromosome 7, HanXRQr2.0-SUNRISE, whole genome shotgun sequence genomic region harbors:
- the LOC110868066 gene encoding probable serine/threonine-protein kinase WNK4, translated as MESVDDDPDVVERCPNSRYVRYNELLGRGAWKTVYKGFDEVEGIEVAWSQVMLDDTMQKPEYLERIYTEVRLLKTLKHENIIKSYVSWVDDKKKRVNMITELFISGDLRQYREKHRSVDLKAIKNWARQILQGLVYLHGHKPPIIHRDLKCNNIFVNGNHGQVKIGDLGFATLMLRPTAKSLIGTPEFMAPELYEEEYNELVDIYSFGMCILELITCEYPYSECRNPAHIYKKVMSGIKPAALSKVKDVQAKELIEKCLVPASQRLPAKELLKDPFLAPESVKDNPVEVDLSTYPMDIDDNYNMVLSGSSCVKSKTTSTCLPSLELQRVNERNDIRLKGEMNEDNTVTLTLRIADFSGGVRNIDFPFSLDDDTSNTIAQEMVEELDLLHEDVIIIAELIDDMIMKFVPTWKPSLRKKSIPVGGVSLTEGS; from the exons atggagtctgttgatgatgatcCTGATGTTGTAGAAAGATGCCCAAATAGTCGTTACGTTCGG TATAATGAGTTGCTGGGAAGAGGTGCATGGAAGACAGT ATATAAGGGGTTTGATGAAGTTGAAGGAATCGAAGTTGCATGGAGCCAAGTGATGTTAGACGATACTATGCAAAAACCTGAATATCTGGAGAGAATCTACACCGAGGTTCGGTTACTAAAGACGCTAAAACATGAGAACATAATCAAGTCATATGTTTCTTGGGTGGACGACAAGAAGAAAAGGGTTAACATGATTACTGAACTGTTTATCTCGGGGGATCTGAGGCA ATATCGCGAGAAGCACAGGAGTGTTGATTTGAAGGCTATCAAGAACTGGGCCAGACAGATCCTTCAAGGCTTGGTTTATCTGCATGGTCACAAGCCGCCTATTATTCATAGAGATTTGAAATGTAACAACATATTTGTTAACGGAAACCATGGACAAGTGAAGATTGGCGATCTTGGATTCGCAACGTTAATGCTCCGCCCCACCGCCAAAAGTTTGATTG GAACCCCTGAATTCATGGCTCCGGAGCTTTACGAAGAGGAATATAATGAACTTGTTGACATATATTCTTTCGGGATGTGTATATTAGAGTTGATAACTTGTGAATATCCATACAGTGAATGCAGAAATCCCGCACACatatataaaaaagttatgtCT GGGATAAAACCCGCTGCTCTTTCAAAAGTCAAAGATGTACAAGCCAAGGAGTTGATAGAGAAATGTTTGGTCCCGGCATCTCAAAGATTGCCCGCAAAAGAGCTTCTGAAAGATCCATTTCTCGCGCCAGAAAGTGTAAAAGACAATCCGGTTGAAGTCGACTTGTCAACATATCCAATGGACATTGACGATAACTACAATATGGTTTTGTCGGGTAGCTCATGTGTGAAGAGCAAAACTACTAGCACCTGTTTACCTTCACTTGAACTTCAGCGTGTCAATGAGAGAAATGACATCCGATTAAAAGGCGAAATGAATGAAGATAACACTGTCACGTTAACCTTGAGAATAGCCGATTTTAGTG GTGGTGTAAGGAATATCGACTTTCCGTTTTCCCTGGATGATGATACTTCAAATACAATAGCTCAAGAAATGGTTGAAGAACTAGACCTTTTGCACGAAGATGTGATTATTATAGCAGAGCTGATTGATGACATGATTATGAAATTCGTGCCAACATGGAAACCATCCTTGAGGAAAAAATCCATACCCGTTGGAGGAGTTAGCTTAACAGAAG GTTCCTGA
- the LOC110868067 gene encoding protein yippee-like At4g27745, translating into MAEMVGPRLYSCCNCRNHVALHDDIISKAFQGRNGRAFLFSHAMNVSMGAKEDRNLMTGLHTVADVYCSDCREVLGWKYERAYEESQKYKEGKFILEKSKIVKENW; encoded by the exons ATGGCGGAAATGGTGGGTCCCAGGTTGTACAGTTGCTGTAATTGTAGGAATCATGTTGCCCTTCATGATGATATTATTTCTAAAGCTTTTCAG GGGAGGAACGGTAGAGCGTTTTTGTTCTCTCATGCAATGAATGTTTCTATGGGAGCAAAAGAAGATCGGAACCTGATGACTGGGCTCCACACGGTTGCTGACGTGTACTGCTCCGATTGTCGCGAGGTTTTGGGTTGGAAATATGAACGCGCTTACGAGGAATCACAAAAGTACAAGGAAGGCAAGTTCATTCTTGAGAAGTCCAAAATCGTCAAAGAAAACTGGTAA
- the LOC110868068 gene encoding molybdate-anion transporter: MEIFYWIVFGGLAAVVATMELSKNNKDRINTSSAFNSFKNNYLLVYSLMMAGDWLQGPYVYYLYTTYGFGKGDIGQLFIAGFGSSMLFGTIVGSLADKHGRKRASVTYCITYILSCITKHSPEYRVLMVGRILGGIATSLLFSAFESWLVAEHNKRGFEQQWLSITFSKAIFLGNGLVAILAGLFGNLLVGTLALGPVAPFDAASIFLAIGMAVIISTWTENYGDPSESKDLMTQFKGAAVAIASDEKIALLGAIQSLFEGSMYTFVFLWTPALSPNDEDIPHGFIFATFMLSSMLGSSLASRLLSQATVKVESYMQIVFVISSASLLLPVITSFLVAPSQEKGGSIKFAGCIQLIGFCVFEACVGLFWPSIMKMRSQYIPEEARSTIMNFFRIPLNVFVCIVLYNVDAFPIAVMFGMCSAFLFLASMLQKRLAGVAERSRQDKVRELEAEPLNI, translated from the exons ATGGAGATTTTCTACTGGATAGTGTTTGGGGGATTAGCTGCTGTTGTTGCAACAATGGAGCTCAGCAAGAACAATAAAGATCGAATCAATACTTCTTCGGCTTTCAATTCTTTCAAGAACAATTATCTTCTTGTCTACTCGCTCATGATGG CTGGTGATTGGTTGCAGGGGCCGTATGTGTACTACCTCTACACCACATACGGTTTTGGGAAAGGGGATATCGGGCAGCTATTTATTGCTGGATTTGGATCTTCCATGCTGTTTGGGACAATTGTTGGATCTTTAGCTGATAAACA TGGTCGAAAAAGAGCTTCGGTTACTTACTGCATAACTTACATTTTGAGTTGCATCACCAAGCATTCACCTGAGTACAGAGTTCTGATGGTGGGGCGTATATTGGGAGGGATTGCAACTTCTCTTCTGTTTTCGGCCTTTGAATCATGGCTCGTTGCTGAACACAACAAG AGAGGTTTTGAGCAACAATGGCTATCAATAACATTCTCCAAAGCAATATTTCTTGGAAACGGGCTCGTTGCCATATTGGCAGGTTTATTTGGGAATCTATTAGTGGGTACATTGGCTCTTGGGCCCGTGGCTCCTTTTGATGCAGCTTCCATCTTTCTTGCAATCGGCATGGCTGTCATTATATCAACTTGGACCGAAAATTACGGTGACCCGTCAGAAAGCAAGGATTTAATGACCCAATTCAAGGGAGCTGCTGTAGCAATTGCATCcg ATGAAAAGATAGCATTACTGGGTGCAATTCAATCTCTATTCGAAGGTTCAATGTACACTTTTGTGTTCTTGTGGACTCCTGCTTTGAGCCCAAATGACGAAGATATACCACATGGTTTTATTTTCGCTACTTTCATGTTATCCTCAATGTTAGGAAGTTCTTTGGCTTCTCGGCTTTTGTCCCAAGCAACAGTTAAAGTTGAAAGCTACATGCAAATCGTTTTCGTCATTTCTTCTGCATCCCTCTTGCTTCCTGTCATCACAAGC TTTTTGGTGGCTCCTTCTCAAGAAAAGGGTGGAAGCATAAAATTTGCAGGGTGTATCCAGCTGATCGGATTCTGTGTATTTGAAGCTTGTGTTGGTTTATTTTGGCCATCGATAATGAAAATGAGGTCCCAATACATTCCGGAAGAGGCTAGAAGCACGATTATGAACTTTTTCCGAATTCCCCTCAACGTTTTTGTATGCATCGTGCTTTATAAC gTTGATGCGTTCCCGATCGCTGTAATGTTTGGAATGTGCTCCGCTTTCCTCTTCCTTGCATCCATGCTGCAAAAACGCCTTGCAGGCGTTGCGGAAAGATCTA GACAAGATAAAGTGCGGGAATTGGAGGCAGAACCGCTCAATATATAA